A window of Chitinophaga sp. MM2321 contains these coding sequences:
- a CDS encoding DUF2200 family protein: MSFASVYPHYIQKAEKKGRTKDEVDEI; encoded by the coding sequence ATGTCTTTTGCAAGTGTTTATCCACATTACATTCAAAAAGCGGAGAAAAAAGGCCGCACAAAAGATGAAGTAGATGAAATTTAA
- a CDS encoding acetate/propionate family kinase — protein MLLVVNGGSSSIKFAIFKQTEQPEKVFSGQIDHIGKTTISFKTLKADSQLAETIQLDTANDYPSIINYLAKWLERQMDVEKITAIAHRIVHGMQHTAPTVITEALLASLKQIIPYDPDHLPNEINLIEVFQQYFPGTVQVACFDTAFHQTMPRVARLLPIPRRFESQGISRYGFHGLSYQYLIQALEKTAGKDVANGRVILAHLGNGASLAAVHHGQSMDTSMAFTPAAGIPMSSRSGDLDPGVAWYIMKSGNLSPDQFNQLINHESGLLGIAETSGDMADLLVRESTDFRAKEAVDLFCYEVKKKIGAYAAALGGIDTLIFSGGIGENAPGIRQRICENLDFLGIKLDARSNQENNKIISVDTGKVTIRIISTDEAWMMAQIVNKMIRDGIISLSGKTYQNE, from the coding sequence ATGCTATTAGTTGTCAATGGTGGCTCGTCCAGCATCAAATTTGCCATTTTCAAACAAACGGAACAACCAGAAAAGGTTTTTTCCGGGCAAATTGATCACATTGGCAAAACGACTATTAGTTTCAAGACCCTAAAAGCTGACAGCCAGTTAGCAGAGACTATTCAGCTTGATACTGCTAATGATTATCCTTCAATTATTAATTACCTGGCAAAATGGTTGGAACGCCAAATGGATGTTGAAAAAATAACCGCCATTGCTCATAGGATCGTTCATGGCATGCAACACACTGCTCCTACTGTTATTACCGAAGCTCTTCTGGCATCGTTAAAACAGATTATTCCTTATGATCCGGATCATCTTCCAAATGAAATCAACCTGATTGAAGTTTTCCAGCAATATTTTCCGGGCACAGTTCAGGTTGCCTGTTTTGATACTGCTTTTCACCAAACAATGCCCCGTGTGGCCAGGTTGTTACCCATACCACGGCGTTTTGAAAGCCAAGGAATCAGCCGGTACGGCTTTCATGGCTTATCCTATCAGTACCTGATTCAGGCATTAGAAAAAACAGCCGGTAAGGATGTTGCCAATGGCCGTGTAATATTGGCGCACCTGGGCAATGGGGCCAGTTTAGCCGCTGTTCATCACGGGCAAAGTATGGATACCAGTATGGCTTTTACCCCAGCCGCCGGTATCCCAATGAGCAGTAGAAGTGGTGACCTTGACCCAGGCGTGGCGTGGTATATCATGAAATCCGGAAATCTGTCTCCTGATCAATTCAACCAACTTATTAACCATGAATCAGGGTTACTGGGAATTGCAGAAACCAGTGGCGATATGGCAGATTTACTTGTACGGGAAAGCACCGATTTCAGAGCCAAAGAAGCTGTGGACCTGTTTTGTTATGAGGTCAAAAAAAAGATCGGCGCCTATGCAGCGGCGCTGGGCGGCATTGATACATTGATATTTTCCGGTGGTATCGGGGAAAACGCTCCCGGCATCAGACAACGGATTTGTGAAAATTTAGACTTCCTGGGAATTAAACTGGATGCCCGAAGCAATCAGGAGAACAATAAGATTATATCTGTTGATACCGGAAAAGTTACTATCAGGATCATATCAACGGATGAAGCATGGATGATGGCACAAATAGTTAATAAAATGATCCGTGATGGAATAATATCGTTATCAGGAAAAACTTATCAAAATGAATAA
- a CDS encoding phosphoketolase family protein gives MNNVTETAISKDAPLSPALLDKMHAYWRAANYISVGQLYLRDNPLLREPLRMEHIKKMQLGHWGTTPGQNFIYTHLNRIICKHDLSMLYISGPGHGGPAVVAGTYLEGTYSEVYPAITQDEDGLRKLFTQFSYPGGISSHASPQTPGSIHEGGELGYSLSHSFGAVLDNPSLIVACVVGDGEAETGPLATSWHSNKFLNPATDGVVLPILHLNGYKISNPTVLARISHTELEQLFSGYGWAPLFVEGSEPSEMHQAMAAALDSAISQIKRIKQQAADHLKVDRPRWPMIILRSPKGWTGPRMVDGYKIEGNFRSHQIPLTVAANGPADHLPMLEAWMKSYKPAELFDENGRLNKDIAALAPKGEKRMGANLHANGGLLTKTLKMPDFRNYAINYPARGKMGEGDVHVSGRFLRDIIHQNEDNNNFRIFGPDETVSNRLEAVFEITNRQWNADTEENDEFLASSGKVMEMLSEHQCEGWLEGYLLTGRYGIFNCYEAFIHIVDSMFNQHAKWLKMTREIPWRRKIPSLNILLTSTVWRQDHNGFTHQDPGFIDHVINKKAEIVRVYLPPDSNCLLSVMDHCLRSMHYVNVIIAGKHPSPQWLSMEEAIQHCTRGLSIWSWASNDQECEPDVVMACSGDVPTLETLAAVSILREHLPELKIRVINIVDLLKLERQTEHPHGLSDNDFNSLFTTSKPVIFAFHGYPWLIHRLTYSRINNSNIHVRGYKEEGTVTTAFDMTVLNEMDRFHLAMDVIDRLPQTGSKGVYLKQQLQDKLVEHKQYIQANGEDMPEVRNWEWSY, from the coding sequence ATGAATAATGTAACCGAAACAGCCATCAGCAAAGATGCGCCTTTGTCACCAGCCCTACTGGATAAGATGCATGCCTATTGGCGTGCTGCTAACTATATATCAGTAGGCCAACTATATCTCCGGGATAATCCGTTATTAAGAGAGCCATTGCGGATGGAACACATAAAAAAAATGCAATTAGGTCATTGGGGAACAACACCGGGTCAAAATTTCATTTATACACATCTCAACAGGATCATCTGCAAACATGACCTTAGTATGCTCTATATATCCGGCCCCGGGCATGGCGGTCCCGCTGTGGTTGCCGGTACTTACCTGGAAGGAACCTATAGTGAAGTATACCCCGCCATTACGCAGGATGAGGATGGCCTCAGGAAACTGTTTACACAGTTTTCCTACCCCGGTGGTATTTCCAGTCATGCTTCTCCGCAAACACCAGGTTCCATTCACGAAGGAGGTGAGCTGGGTTACTCCCTTAGTCATTCATTTGGAGCCGTGTTAGACAACCCCTCCCTTATTGTAGCCTGTGTAGTAGGCGATGGAGAAGCTGAAACAGGCCCGTTGGCCACATCCTGGCATTCCAACAAATTCCTGAATCCTGCTACAGATGGAGTTGTATTACCCATCCTGCATCTAAATGGATATAAGATTTCCAACCCAACAGTATTGGCCAGGATCTCACATACAGAGTTGGAGCAACTGTTTTCAGGTTATGGTTGGGCGCCACTATTTGTGGAAGGTTCGGAGCCCTCCGAAATGCATCAGGCGATGGCAGCAGCACTGGATAGCGCGATCAGTCAGATAAAGCGCATAAAACAGCAGGCTGCAGATCATCTAAAGGTTGACCGTCCCCGTTGGCCAATGATCATTCTTAGATCTCCTAAAGGCTGGACAGGCCCCAGGATGGTGGATGGATACAAAATAGAAGGTAATTTCCGCTCTCATCAGATCCCTTTGACTGTTGCTGCCAACGGACCAGCAGATCATCTTCCTATGCTGGAAGCCTGGATGAAAAGCTATAAACCGGCAGAACTCTTTGACGAAAATGGACGGCTTAACAAAGATATTGCAGCCTTGGCTCCTAAAGGTGAAAAACGCATGGGAGCAAATCTTCACGCTAATGGTGGCTTACTGACGAAAACGCTCAAAATGCCTGATTTTCGTAACTACGCGATTAATTACCCTGCACGGGGGAAAATGGGCGAAGGAGATGTTCATGTTAGCGGACGCTTTTTACGGGATATTATTCACCAGAATGAAGACAATAACAACTTCCGCATCTTTGGACCTGATGAAACCGTATCCAATCGCCTGGAAGCCGTATTTGAAATTACCAACCGTCAATGGAACGCTGACACCGAAGAAAATGATGAATTCCTCGCCTCATCAGGAAAAGTTATGGAGATGCTAAGCGAACACCAATGTGAAGGCTGGCTGGAAGGCTACCTGCTGACAGGCAGGTATGGAATATTCAACTGTTATGAAGCATTCATTCATATAGTCGACTCCATGTTTAACCAACATGCCAAATGGCTAAAAATGACCCGGGAAATTCCCTGGCGCAGAAAGATCCCTTCATTAAACATACTACTGACTTCCACCGTATGGCGGCAGGACCATAATGGATTTACTCATCAGGACCCTGGTTTTATTGATCATGTTATTAATAAGAAAGCAGAAATCGTGCGGGTATACCTTCCTCCTGATTCAAACTGTCTGTTATCTGTAATGGATCACTGCCTCCGTAGTATGCACTATGTCAATGTAATCATTGCAGGAAAACACCCATCCCCCCAATGGCTTAGTATGGAAGAGGCCATTCAACATTGTACCCGTGGATTAAGTATCTGGAGCTGGGCCAGTAATGACCAGGAATGCGAACCTGATGTGGTGATGGCCTGTAGCGGCGATGTACCCACATTGGAAACACTTGCCGCGGTATCTATCCTCAGAGAACATCTGCCGGAACTAAAGATCAGGGTCATCAATATTGTTGATCTCCTAAAGCTGGAAAGACAAACAGAACATCCACACGGATTAAGTGACAATGATTTTAATTCCCTCTTTACTACTTCCAAACCAGTTATTTTTGCTTTTCATGGGTATCCATGGCTCATTCACCGGTTAACTTACAGCAGAATCAATAATAGTAATATCCATGTAAGAGGGTATAAAGAAGAAGGTACTGTTACCACTGCCTTTGATATGACTGTACTGAATGAAATGGACCGCTTTCATCTGGCGATGGATGTGATAGACCGCTTACCTCAAACCGGTAGTAAAGGCGTATATCTTAAGCAACAACTACAGGATAAACTGGTTGAACATAAACAATACATACAGGCTAACGGCGAAGATATGCCGGAAGTAAGAAACTGGGAATGGAGCTACTAA
- a CDS encoding restriction endonuclease: MESKQPSIFVTKASGTTVPFSSEKIKRSLKRSGASPELIEKILSELYKQVYPNMPTRMIYKAAYDLLKKSSRQVAGRYRLKQAIFELGPSGFPFEQYVAELFRQAGYAATTNEMMTGHCITHEVDIHAEKNKRTYIIECKYHQLQGTHCDVKIPLYVQSRFKDIEWKMKEIDNKNQQEYQGWLITNTRITQDATQYAACMGLNLLSWDYPAGKGLKDIIDKAGLYPVTCLSTLSRHEKCMLLEKGVVLCRTLIENPHFLTDTNITGPRYNIAITEVRHLCENIAKLEWV, translated from the coding sequence ATGGAATCAAAGCAACCATCGATATTCGTGACAAAGGCCAGTGGAACCACTGTGCCATTTTCATCTGAAAAGATCAAACGGTCGCTAAAGCGATCAGGAGCTTCACCTGAATTAATAGAAAAAATACTCAGTGAGCTGTATAAACAGGTGTACCCAAACATGCCTACCCGCATGATCTATAAGGCTGCGTATGATTTACTAAAGAAGTCATCCCGGCAAGTAGCAGGGCGGTACCGACTTAAACAAGCCATATTTGAACTGGGGCCTTCCGGATTCCCATTTGAACAGTACGTTGCTGAACTTTTCAGACAAGCAGGTTATGCTGCCACCACCAATGAGATGATGACAGGTCATTGTATCACACATGAAGTAGATATCCATGCTGAGAAAAACAAGCGAACTTATATTATTGAATGCAAGTATCATCAGCTTCAGGGAACACACTGCGATGTAAAAATTCCACTGTATGTGCAATCGCGTTTTAAGGATATCGAATGGAAGATGAAAGAGATAGACAATAAAAACCAACAGGAATACCAGGGATGGCTGATAACCAATACACGGATCACACAGGACGCCACTCAATATGCGGCATGTATGGGATTAAACCTATTATCATGGGATTATCCCGCTGGCAAAGGACTAAAAGATATTATTGATAAAGCTGGTCTCTATCCTGTAACCTGTCTTTCTACATTGAGCCGTCATGAGAAATGTATGCTATTGGAAAAAGGCGTGGTGTTATGCCGTACACTGATTGAAAATCCTCATTTTCTGACAGACACAAACATTACTGGCCCCAGATATAACATAGCCATTACAGAAGTACGACATCTATGTGAAAATATAGCAAAACTGGAATGGGTCTGA
- a CDS encoding DNA polymerase III: protein MKPRSNTKIIPSTLVELMDIRGITANKVNLICKKLGIKNLHELTAAVAKEQLDGIRELTAENKKNIRRSLKLHKDTESRIQLWDAMLQGEEVLQTIRQFPEVKRASLAGSIRRGKDTIGDIDIIVQVNGPDRKKLLYKVARMGLTERIIAAGKNRICIVLHNQLLVYFYLTDEKHYGAALLYYTGSKSYNVFMENMATNKGYRLTPDGLYDVKNNQYIATDKEEEIFQYMLLDYVTPELREEQAIPNITVQHKLPSLPTFDQLKGDMQIHSDWSDGEESIAHIARYMFDVFPHYQYIVITDHASNERVGHVLKTSDISLQAAEIKSVNDQLGYDYVKKGVEVDILENGQLSLPDEILKQFDWVIASIHSHFTKDNTSRLMKACENPYVHCIGHPSGRLIGSRNPYPVNWDQLFDKAAATGTAMEINARPNRLDLNDTLVRKAVAKGVKLVIDTDAHGLTQFDFMQLGIRVARRGGCSKTDILNTRNWEGIEKFKTDKVAAINKVA from the coding sequence ATGAAACCACGTTCAAACACCAAAATAATCCCTTCTACACTGGTGGAACTCATGGATATCAGGGGTATTACTGCCAACAAAGTGAACCTCATCTGTAAAAAACTCGGAATAAAAAATCTGCATGAGCTAACCGCTGCCGTGGCGAAGGAACAACTCGATGGCATCCGGGAATTAACAGCGGAAAATAAAAAAAATATCAGGCGGAGCTTAAAACTTCACAAAGATACAGAGAGTCGTATTCAATTGTGGGACGCTATGTTGCAAGGGGAAGAGGTATTACAAACCATCCGGCAGTTTCCTGAAGTAAAAAGGGCTTCATTAGCTGGTAGTATCAGAAGAGGTAAAGATACCATTGGAGATATCGATATAATAGTACAAGTAAATGGACCCGACAGAAAAAAGTTATTGTACAAGGTAGCTCGCATGGGATTAACAGAGCGCATTATTGCTGCCGGTAAAAACAGAATATGTATCGTATTACACAATCAATTGTTAGTATATTTCTACCTGACTGATGAAAAACATTACGGAGCGGCGCTGTTATACTATACTGGCTCTAAAAGCTACAACGTCTTTATGGAAAATATGGCGACTAATAAAGGATACCGGCTTACCCCTGATGGCTTGTACGACGTTAAAAATAATCAGTACATAGCCACCGATAAAGAGGAAGAAATCTTTCAGTATATGTTACTGGATTATGTAACACCTGAACTGAGAGAAGAACAAGCTATTCCCAATATTACCGTTCAGCATAAATTACCTTCCCTGCCTACCTTTGACCAATTAAAGGGTGATATGCAGATACACAGCGACTGGAGTGACGGAGAAGAAAGCATCGCACATATTGCCCGCTATATGTTTGATGTCTTCCCCCACTATCAATACATAGTTATCACAGATCATGCATCCAATGAAAGGGTCGGTCACGTGTTGAAAACAAGCGACATTTCACTTCAGGCTGCTGAAATAAAAAGTGTTAACGACCAGTTGGGATATGACTATGTGAAAAAAGGAGTAGAAGTTGACATCCTGGAAAACGGACAGCTATCGTTACCTGATGAAATACTGAAACAGTTCGATTGGGTAATTGCTTCTATCCACAGCCACTTTACAAAAGATAATACTTCCAGGTTAATGAAAGCCTGTGAAAATCCTTATGTTCATTGTATTGGCCATCCCAGCGGCAGACTTATCGGGAGCAGGAATCCCTACCCTGTCAACTGGGATCAGTTATTCGACAAAGCTGCTGCCACCGGAACGGCCATGGAGATAAACGCCCGTCCTAACAGACTGGACTTGAATGATACACTGGTAAGAAAGGCAGTCGCCAAAGGCGTAAAACTGGTTATTGACACTGACGCACACGGGTTAACACAATTTGATTTTATGCAACTGGGAATCCGGGTAGCCAGAAGAGGCGGTTGTAGCAAGACAGACATTCTTAATACCCGCAACTGGGAAGGAATTGAAAAATTTAAGACGGACAAGGTGGCTGCCATCAACAAGGTAGCCTGA
- the mgtA gene encoding magnesium-translocating P-type ATPase, whose translation MVSTHATVCRDGKDIEVPLKMLVPGDLIRLGAGDMVPADVRLLVAKDLFLNQASLTGESMPIEKTAAAVSGANDNPLDAPNVCFLGTNVESGTATAMVVCTGDKTSFGSLASHITGQEISTSFDKGINGFTWLMIRFILVMVPAVFIINGLARHNWLEAFLFALAVAVGLTPEMLPMIVTVNLSKGALVMSRKKVIVKRLNAIQNFGAMDVLCTDKTGTLTEGRIVLEQYLDPDGHSSLKVLDYAYLNSYYHTGLKNLMDEAILKHEELPASLNIREQFRKIDEIPFDFIRKRMSVVVEELSGLNILICKGAVEGVMELCSFAEVNGEIQAILPEQRQHCRELVAALNGQGFRVVALAYRKMPGATDDPVYTVKDESALVLLGFLSFLDPPKESATAALAKLASLKVDVRILTGDNEIITACICGKVGVPADRFLLGPQIELMNDEELTAVVMDYRVFARLAPIHKQRIIRAFQRNGHVTGFMGDGINDAPALKVADVGISVNSAVDIAKESSDIILLENSLQVLEQGVSEGRRVFGNIVKYIRMAASSNFGNMFSVVGASAFLPYLPMLPIQVLTNNLLYDFSQTAIPTDNVDADWLVKPRKWTISELRRFILVIGPVSSIFDYATFFVLWHFFDAQHNPALFHTGWFIESLFSQTLIIHIIRTNKIPFIESRASWPLTLTSLIIVLVGVWLTISPLATTLGFVRLPAAFWGWLAGILVGYVALTQVVKNWLQKKYNMQ comes from the coding sequence ATGGTAAGTACACATGCCACTGTTTGCAGAGATGGAAAAGATATAGAAGTTCCGCTGAAAATGCTGGTGCCAGGTGACCTGATACGTTTGGGAGCGGGAGACATGGTTCCTGCAGATGTGCGTTTATTGGTTGCCAAAGATCTTTTTTTGAACCAGGCATCACTTACAGGAGAGTCCATGCCCATTGAGAAAACCGCAGCTGCCGTTTCCGGTGCTAATGATAACCCACTGGATGCCCCTAATGTCTGTTTCCTGGGTACCAACGTGGAAAGCGGGACAGCTACCGCGATGGTTGTTTGTACCGGAGATAAAACCAGTTTTGGATCGCTGGCCTCCCATATCACCGGCCAGGAGATTTCTACAAGTTTTGATAAAGGCATCAACGGCTTTACCTGGTTAATGATCCGATTCATCCTGGTGATGGTGCCGGCTGTTTTTATTATCAATGGACTTGCCAGGCATAACTGGCTGGAAGCGTTTCTGTTTGCATTAGCAGTAGCAGTAGGGCTTACGCCCGAAATGCTTCCCATGATAGTTACCGTAAACCTATCAAAAGGCGCACTTGTGATGTCCAGGAAAAAAGTGATTGTAAAAAGGCTGAATGCCATACAGAACTTTGGGGCCATGGATGTATTGTGTACAGATAAAACAGGTACACTTACTGAAGGGCGGATCGTATTGGAACAATACCTGGATCCTGATGGCCATTCAAGCCTGAAAGTATTGGATTATGCTTATTTGAACAGTTATTATCATACTGGTCTCAAAAATTTAATGGATGAGGCAATCCTGAAACATGAAGAGCTTCCTGCATCATTAAATATCAGGGAGCAGTTTCGTAAAATTGACGAAATCCCGTTTGACTTTATCAGAAAACGGATGTCTGTAGTTGTTGAAGAGCTGTCAGGGTTAAATATCCTGATCTGCAAAGGAGCGGTGGAAGGGGTGATGGAACTATGCAGTTTTGCTGAGGTAAATGGAGAAATTCAAGCCATACTTCCTGAGCAACGGCAACATTGCAGGGAGTTAGTAGCGGCACTAAATGGTCAGGGCTTTAGGGTTGTGGCGCTGGCATATAGAAAAATGCCTGGTGCTACTGATGATCCTGTTTATACTGTAAAAGATGAATCGGCATTGGTGTTACTAGGTTTTTTATCATTTCTGGACCCTCCCAAAGAATCAGCTACAGCGGCACTGGCAAAGCTGGCATCTTTGAAGGTAGATGTCAGGATATTAACAGGAGATAACGAAATCATTACGGCTTGTATTTGTGGGAAAGTAGGTGTACCTGCTGATCGCTTTTTATTAGGGCCACAGATTGAATTAATGAATGATGAGGAACTGACAGCCGTTGTAATGGATTACCGGGTATTTGCAAGGTTGGCACCCATACATAAGCAACGTATCATCCGGGCATTTCAGCGTAATGGACATGTCACTGGCTTTATGGGTGATGGTATAAATGATGCGCCTGCACTAAAAGTGGCCGATGTTGGCATCTCCGTAAATAGTGCGGTGGATATTGCAAAGGAATCGTCTGATATCATTCTCCTGGAAAACAGTTTGCAGGTATTGGAACAGGGGGTATCTGAAGGCCGCCGGGTGTTTGGCAATATTGTTAAATACATCAGGATGGCAGCTAGTTCCAATTTTGGTAATATGTTCAGTGTAGTGGGTGCAAGTGCTTTTTTACCTTATCTTCCGATGCTTCCCATCCAGGTGCTTACCAACAACCTGCTATATGATTTTTCACAGACTGCTATTCCCACTGATAATGTAGATGCCGATTGGCTGGTAAAACCCCGGAAATGGACAATAAGTGAGCTACGTCGCTTTATCCTGGTAATCGGTCCTGTGAGTTCCATTTTCGATTATGCAACATTTTTTGTTCTATGGCATTTTTTTGATGCACAGCACAATCCGGCTCTTTTTCATACCGGATGGTTTATTGAATCCCTTTTTTCCCAAACCCTGATCATTCATATTATTCGTACCAATAAGATTCCGTTTATCGAAAGCAGGGCAAGCTGGCCACTAACGTTAACATCACTGATCATTGTATTAGTGGGCGTTTGGCTGACCATTTCCCCATTAGCAACTACGTTAGGATTTGTCCGTTTACCAGCTGCTTTCTGGGGATGGCTCGCAGGTATTTTGGTCGGTTATGTTGCACTAACACAAGTTGTCAAGAACTGGCTTCAAAAGAAGTATAATATGCAGTAA
- a CDS encoding cation-transporting P-type ATPase — translation MLTNQSLEEMQQRVDYIPGGLSTEEALKRLNEYGFNEIAREKPLSPWLRLWKNLKNPLVILLSILGLISFLTGDIRSTLVIFMMVILGIVLRYVQEMRADKAAEKTESNGKYTCHCLQRWKRYRSSAENAGAR, via the coding sequence ATGCTTACTAACCAATCTCTGGAAGAAATGCAGCAAAGGGTGGATTATATACCTGGTGGTCTTTCTACAGAAGAGGCCTTAAAGAGATTAAATGAATATGGGTTTAATGAAATAGCCAGGGAAAAACCTTTGTCACCCTGGTTACGCTTATGGAAAAACCTGAAAAATCCGCTGGTCATATTGCTGAGTATACTTGGGCTTATTTCATTTCTTACAGGAGATATCCGGTCCACGCTGGTCATCTTTATGATGGTGATTCTTGGTATTGTATTACGTTATGTACAGGAAATGCGGGCAGACAAAGCTGCAGAAAAAACTGAAAGCAATGGTAAGTACACATGCCACTGTTTGCAGAGATGGAAAAGATATAGAAGTTCCGCTGAAAATGCTGGTGCCAGGTGA
- a CDS encoding flavodoxin domain-containing protein yields MKGIIIYKGKYGATRQYALWLGTILNIPAVIAGSETADQLNQYDYIILGSSIYIGKLQLRKWIRRHQDLLIKKQLFLYLVAGTPASEKEKLQEYITTNISAEIRTRCNLFFLPGKLEFKKLSLPDKILLSIGSRLAKGGDESIVTKDYNDVKKEHLSEIINMVTKLSRVPVT; encoded by the coding sequence ATGAAAGGTATTATTATTTATAAAGGAAAATATGGCGCTACCCGTCAATACGCCCTATGGTTGGGTACAATATTGAATATACCAGCTGTTATAGCAGGCAGTGAAACAGCAGATCAATTGAACCAATATGATTACATCATTCTTGGTAGCAGTATATACATTGGGAAGTTACAATTACGAAAATGGATAAGGCGTCATCAGGATCTGCTGATAAAAAAGCAATTGTTCCTTTACCTGGTAGCAGGTACTCCCGCTTCAGAAAAAGAGAAGTTACAGGAATACATTACCACCAATATAAGCGCCGAGATTAGAACGCGGTGTAACCTCTTTTTTCTGCCGGGAAAGCTTGAATTCAAAAAGCTTTCATTGCCTGATAAAATCCTGCTTTCTATTGGTTCCAGGCTGGCGAAAGGAGGTGATGAAAGCATTGTTACTAAAGATTACAATGATGTGAAGAAAGAGCACCTCAGCGAAATAATAAATATGGTCACAAAATTGAGTAGGGTGCCTGTCACTTGA
- a CDS encoding universal stress protein has protein sequence MKKIIAAIDALNFSDDQLEGFKYFAKEANSKLTVVCLDNLNTGVVPMARMFPETYPVRYEQISPEGRVALQWQRNKNIKQLQEICDIDNISIEVREAVSSPVEEVVADSRFVDLLMISNSTSFTALSDGNPPRFVKDVLEEAECPVMVLPDVISPIKEVVFSYNGTFSSMFAIRQFTQLFPNFSDIPVKVVYVAEESQQEIPFEQKLRDYLDMHYETVKFVIVNGEPATEFLAMLIRRNDCIITYGAYGRSSVSRFFHPSDAESVLRTTNIPVFITHP, from the coding sequence ATGAAAAAGATAATAGCTGCAATTGATGCCTTAAACTTTTCTGATGACCAGTTAGAAGGCTTCAAGTATTTTGCGAAGGAGGCCAATAGTAAGCTTACCGTAGTTTGTCTTGATAATCTCAATACCGGTGTTGTTCCCATGGCAAGGATGTTTCCTGAAACTTATCCTGTCAGATATGAACAAATCAGTCCTGAAGGTAGGGTTGCGCTTCAATGGCAGCGGAATAAAAACATTAAACAACTGCAAGAGATTTGTGATATTGATAATATCAGCATTGAAGTCAGGGAAGCAGTCAGTTCTCCTGTAGAAGAAGTGGTTGCAGACAGCCGTTTTGTGGATCTGTTAATGATTAGTAACAGCACATCTTTTACCGCGTTGTCTGATGGTAATCCGCCCAGATTTGTAAAAGATGTGTTAGAGGAAGCGGAGTGCCCGGTTATGGTATTGCCGGATGTAATATCACCCATTAAAGAAGTTGTATTTTCTTATAATGGCACCTTCTCATCTATGTTTGCGATTCGCCAGTTTACACAGCTTTTCCCTAACTTCTCGGATATACCTGTTAAAGTAGTGTATGTAGCTGAAGAGAGTCAGCAGGAAATACCATTTGAGCAAAAGCTGAGAGATTATCTGGACATGCATTATGAAACAGTAAAATTTGTTATTGTCAATGGAGAACCTGCTACAGAATTTCTGGCCATGTTAATACGTAGAAATGATTGCATTATTACCTATGGGGCATATGGCCGTAGCAGTGTTTCCCGTTTCTTTCACCCCAGTGATGCTGAAAGTGTGCTGCGGACTACAAATATTCCAGTGTTCATTACACATCCTTAA
- a CDS encoding pyridoxamine 5'-phosphate oxidase family protein — MLGKLSLDEIDQVLTNNHTGRIGCTDGEKVYIVPVSYAFNKTYLVAHSKEGMKIDMMRKRPQICFQVDEIADMANWRSVVVWGNYEEVIDPKERYYAMKFLVSRLSHMPASETAGVAEMHREMEEPVVYNNIIRPVVYRIRITEKTGRFEKN; from the coding sequence ATGTTAGGTAAATTAAGTTTAGATGAAATAGATCAGGTGTTAACCAACAACCATACAGGCCGGATAGGATGTACCGATGGCGAAAAAGTATATATTGTACCCGTTAGTTATGCATTCAACAAAACCTACCTGGTAGCGCACTCCAAGGAAGGAATGAAAATTGACATGATGAGAAAACGACCTCAGATCTGCTTCCAGGTTGATGAAATTGCAGATATGGCAAACTGGCGCAGTGTTGTTGTATGGGGTAATTATGAAGAAGTGATTGATCCCAAAGAAAGATATTATGCTATGAAATTCCTGGTGAGCCGCCTCTCTCATATGCCTGCAAGCGAAACCGCCGGTGTAGCAGAAATGCACAGGGAAATGGAAGAACCGGTTGTTTACAATAATATTATCAGACCTGTTGTATACAGGATCAGGATTACCGAAAAAACCGGCAGGTTTGAAAAAAACTGA